Proteins encoded by one window of Rhodamnia argentea isolate NSW1041297 chromosome 6, ASM2092103v1, whole genome shotgun sequence:
- the LOC115748399 gene encoding uncharacterized protein LOC115748399, translating into MEAGSSGFSAMATPVFTGENYQAWAVKMTAFLEGHDLLEAVENDYEIAPLPNNPTLNQIKFHKEKTTRKAKAKSCLYAVVSPPIFTRIMRCDSTKAIWDCLKDEYKGDEKIRSMKVLNLLREFERQEMKDSESVKEYSDRLIEIAEKIRVLGTDLKDERLVQKILVPLPKKFEATIASLENTRDLGDIKLAELLSALQAQEQRRPMRREEPVEGALQAKVKFNDGGKGKKWNQSKGNAGDSKFAAKEGSSSESGKWKKNKKPCQHCGGTTHQSFRCWRRPNAKCRRCHKMGHIEAMHKENNHQQAGEA; encoded by the coding sequence ATGGAGGCGGGATCAAGTGGATTCTCTGCAATGGCTACTCCAGTCTTTactggagaaaattatcaagcttGGGCTGTCAAGATGACAGCATTCTTGGAGGGTCATGATCTATTGGAGGCTGTGGAGAATGATTATGAGATTGCTCCACTTCCAAACAATCCGACCTTGAATCAAATAAAGTTCCATAAAGAGAAAACCACAAGGAAGGCCAAGGCAAAGTCTTGCCTGTATGCTGTTGTCTCACCCCCTATCTTCACAAGGATCATGAGATGTGATTCTACAAAGGCAATATGGGATTGCTTGAAGGATGAATacaagggagatgagaagataaGAAGCATGAAGGTGCTGAATCTCTTAAGGGAGTTTGAGAGACAAGAGATGAAGGATTCAGAGTCGGTGAAGGAATACTCTGATAGGCTGATTGAGATAGCTGAAAAGATAAGAGTTTTAGGGACTGACTTGAAGGATGAAAGGCTGGTTCAGAAGATCCTGGTGCCTCTTCCAAAGAAGTTTGAAGCCACTATAGCTTCTCTAGAAAATACAAGAGATTTAGGCGACATAAAGCTTGCGGAATTGTTAAGTGCCCTGCAGGCACAGGAGCAAAGAAGACCGATGAGAAGAGAAGAGCCTGTAGAGGGTGCACTGCAAGCTAAAGTGAAATTCAATGATGGAGGCaaagggaagaaatggaatcaATCCAAAGGAAATGCAGGTGACTCCAAGTTTGCAGCGAAAGAAGGAAGTTCTAGTGAGTCCGGCAAatggaagaagaataagaagccTTGTCAACATTGTGGTGGAACTACTCATCAGTCCTTTAGATGCTGGAGGAGGCCTAATGCTAAGTGCAGAAGATGTCACAAGATGGGTCACATCGAAGCAATGCACAAAGAGAACAATCACCAGCAAGCGGGAGAAGCATAG
- the LOC115748388 gene encoding sterol 3-beta-glucosyltransferase UGT80A2-like yields MEHNGMEDRRRRSSFESENSVDVGDGDGDVTQANGRDAHSSGSTDTSSPIDNMPGDASTSGKSESDSSQLSRIGQWRQNNKLRLLTAKFFDEKVPLKKKLKWLKRATTVENDGTVQFEVPGDIAPQNLNFGTGVVYNGATEEPVPEDVPDLPPLQIVMLIVGTRGDVQPFVAIGKRLQEYGHRVRLATHVNFKEFVLTAGLEFYPLGGDPKVLAGYMVKNKGFLPSGPSEIHIQRNQIKDIIFSLLPACLDPDPDTLVAFQPNAIIANPPAYGHTHVAEKLNLPLHVVFTMPWTPTSEFPHPLSRVKQPVGYRLSYQIVDALIWLGIRDVINEFRKKKLNLRPITYLRGSYSSPPDVPYAYIWSPHLVPKPKDWGPKIDVVGFCFLDLASSYQPPESLVKWLEKGEKPIYIGFGSLPVQEPEKMTEIIVKALEITSQRGIINKGWGGLGNLAEQKDFVYLLDNCPHDWLFQHCSAVVHHGGAGTTAAGLKAACPTTVVPFFGDQPFWGERVHARGVGPAPIPVDDFSLEKLVDAIRFMLDPKVKECAEELAKAMEHEDGVEGAVKAFYKHFPLRSLNSDPESLPAHSMHSNSSRLSLRRCLGCS; encoded by the exons ATGGAGCACAATGGCATGGAGGATCGCCGGCGAAGAAGCTCCTTCGAGTCCGAGAACTCCGTCGATGttggcgacggcgacggcgacgtgACCCAAGCCAATGGCCGTGACGCTCATTCTTCGG GGTCCACTGACACGAGTTCCCCTATCGACAACATGCCTGGGGATGCATCAACATCTGGAAAGTCAGAATCAGACTCCTCCCAGCTTTCAAGGATTGGGCAGTGGAGACAAAACAATAAACTTCGTCTTCTTACagctaaattttttgatgaaaaagtTCCTCTGAAAAAGAAG CTTAAATGGTTAAAGCGAGCTACTACTGTAGAAAATGATGGGACTGTCCAGTTTGAAGTTCCAGGGGACATTGCACCGCAAAATCTTAATTTTGGAACTGGAGTTGTTTATAATGGAGCTACGGAAGAACCAGTTCCTGAGGATGTCCCTGATTTACCTCCACTGCAGATTGTAATGCTTATTGTGGGGACCCGAGGAGATGTTCAGCCCTTTGTTGCTATAGGAAAACGCTTACAG GAATATGGGCATAGGGTGAGACTGGCGACTCACGTGAATTTCAAAGAATTTGTCTTGACTGCGGGGCTAGAGTTCTATCCTTTAGGTGGAGATCCTAAAGTTCTTGCTGGAT ATATGGTGAAAAACAAAGGTTTTTTGCCTTCAGGACCTTCTGAAATACACATCCAGCGGAATCAAATAAAAGATATTATTTTCTCGTTGCTCCCTGCTTGCTTGGATCCAGATCCTGATACCCTTGTAGCATTTCAACCCAATGCAATAATTGCCAATCCCCCAGCATATG GGCATACACATGTAGCTGAAAAGCTGAATCTGCCACTTCATGTAGTTTTCACAATGCCATGGAC GCCTACTAGTGAATTTCCCCATCCTTTGTCCCGTGTGAAGCAACCCGTTGGCTACAGA CTGTCATATCAAATTGTAGATGCATTAATTTGGCTGGGTATAAGAGATGTGATCAACGAGTTcagaaagaaaaagttgaatCTAAGACCTATCACTTATTTACGTGGATCCTATAGCTCTCCTCCCGATGTGCCTTATGCTTATATCTGGAGCCCTCACCTAGTCCCCAAACCGAAAG ATTGGGGACCAAAAATTGATGTGGTTGGATTTTGTTTCCTTGATCTTGCATCAAGTTATCAACCGCCAGAATCTCTAGTGAAATGGCTAGAGAAAGGTGAAAAGCCTATCTACATTGGTTTTGGTAGCCTT CCAGTTCAAGAACCAGAGAAGATGACTGAGATCATAGTTAAGGCTCTggaaattacttctcaaagagGCATCATCAACAAAGGCTGGGGTGGTCTTGGGAATT tgGCAGAACAAAAGGACTTTGTCTATTTGCTTGATAATTGCCCTCACGACTGGCTTTTCCAGCACTGCAGTGCTGTG GTGCATCATGGAGGAGCTGGTACAACCGCCGCCGGTCTTAAAGCCGCG TGTCCGACAACAGTTGTACCTTTCTTTGGGGACCAGCCCTTTTGGGGAGAACGGGTGCATGCAAGAGGGGTGGGCCCGGCGCCAATTCCAGTTGATGATTTCTCTCTTGAAAAGTTGGTTGATGCAATACGTTTCATGCTTGATCCAAAG GTGAAAGAGTGTGCAGAAGAACTAGCCAAAGCCATGGAACATGAAGATGGAGTGGAGGGAGCAGTGAAGGCTTTCTACAAACACTTTCCACTCAGAAGCCTCAACTCGGATCCGGAGTCGTTGCCTGCTCATTCAATGCACTCCAATTCAAGTCGACTATCGTTAAGACGATGCCTTGGTTGCTCATGA